One genomic window of Garra rufa chromosome 24, GarRuf1.0, whole genome shotgun sequence includes the following:
- the LOC141300053 gene encoding tripartite motif-containing protein 16-like protein, translating to MPSSTTIMAHQIKKTGRQIKAGNTPAEKLPVYEPNIPEPTSREELLKYWINISLDEQTANKVLWLTEGGAKVSRMTDEVCPYLDRPERFDHSPQVLCKESIWATRCYWEVLYSGWVVVGAAYEGAGRKASDGPCGLGENEESWGLGWAGSCYDAWHKGINSRVTDVPQCCTIGVYVDQPAGLLCFYTVETEEDSKKKEVKLLHKFKNPIKETILPGFWVGRQSSCLILKKEE from the exons GAAGGCAAATCAAAGCCGGAAATACTCCTGCCG AAAAGCTCCCAGTTTACGAGCCGAACATCCCAGAGCCGACGTCCCGAGAGGAGCTGCTTAAAT ACTGGATCAATATTTCATTGGACGAACAAACTGCCAATAAGGTGCTGTGGCTGACAGAGGGCGGGGCTAAAGTGTCCCGCATGACAGATGAGGTGTGTCCTTACCTGGACAGGCCAGAGAGATTTGACCACAGTCCTcag gtgCTTTGTAAGGAGTCTATCTGGGCAACTCGCTGTTATTGGGAGGTGTTGTACTCCGGCTGGGTGGTTGTAGGAGCGGCATATGAGGGTGCTGGAAGGAAGGCAAGCGATGGTCCCTGCGGCCTCGGGGAGAACGAGGAATCATGGGGTCTGGGTTGGGCCGGGTCCTGCTATGACGCCTGGCATAAAGGAATCAACAGCAGGGTAACAGACGTGCCTCAGTGCTGCACTATAGGGGTGTATGTGGATCAGCCCGCGGGTCTGCTCTGCTTCTACACTGTGGAGACAGAGGAAGATTCAAAGAAAAAGGAAGTCAAACTTCTTCACAAATTTAAAAATCCCATAAAGGAGACAATTCTGCCAGGTTTCTGGGTGGGAAGACAGTCCTCTTGCTTAATACTCAAGAAAGAGGAATGA